Proteins from a single region of Bradyrhizobium diazoefficiens:
- a CDS encoding cold-shock protein → MAMTGTVKFFNGERGYGFIKPDDGGRDVFVHITAVERAGLKDLAEGQRITFEVEPDKKGKGPKAVNLVILS, encoded by the coding sequence ATGGCCATGACGGGAACGGTTAAGTTCTTCAACGGCGAGCGCGGCTACGGCTTTATCAAGCCGGATGACGGCGGTCGCGATGTCTTCGTTCACATCACCGCTGTGGAGCGGGCGGGACTGAAGGACCTTGCCGAAGGACAGCGTATCACATTCGAAGTCGAACCGGACAAGAAGGGTAAGGGTCCGAAGGCGGTCAATTTAGTGATCCTTTCGTAG